The Halorhabdus sp. BNX81 genome includes a region encoding these proteins:
- a CDS encoding DUF373 family protein yields MSTLVVCLDRGGDLASVADPPIVGTEAVESLVTEFGVDDPEDSRVNCLLEGLRVARDLEADDEAVTVAVISGNGETVGVSRSVARQTEQLLSAHEPDSAIVVTDSTEDERLVPIIESRVPVDAVDRVVVRQARDIESTYYLLKQFLADEELRETVLVPIGAALLAMPILLLVVNSVTMALGAIAAAVGLLLLYKGLGIDEYVETLPGQIHNALYSGQVSLVTYVVAVGLALIGFFVGALGVSATASDSILILAMRFGFDSVTWLTAAALAASTGRLLDELLRREGVRNAYLNLPFGVVAVGLVVRGVTGYFLERAAVFAAVTVSSIDLGVVTVEGFTLAPGTRLAIFLIAGIVVSLVGVRFAAYFSETNIEEELVDERATE; encoded by the coding sequence GTGAGCACGCTGGTGGTGTGCCTGGACCGCGGGGGTGACCTGGCGAGCGTCGCGGACCCGCCGATCGTCGGGACCGAGGCAGTCGAATCGCTCGTCACCGAGTTCGGCGTCGACGACCCGGAGGACAGTCGGGTCAACTGTCTGCTCGAAGGGTTGCGCGTCGCCCGCGATCTCGAAGCCGACGACGAAGCGGTAACTGTAGCCGTGATCTCCGGGAACGGCGAGACGGTCGGCGTGAGCCGGTCGGTCGCCAGACAGACCGAGCAACTGCTCTCCGCTCACGAGCCGGACTCGGCGATCGTCGTCACCGACAGCACGGAAGACGAGCGCCTCGTCCCGATCATCGAGAGCCGGGTCCCCGTCGACGCCGTCGACCGCGTGGTGGTCCGGCAGGCCCGGGACATCGAGTCGACGTACTACCTACTCAAGCAGTTCCTGGCCGACGAGGAACTTCGCGAGACCGTTTTAGTGCCGATCGGGGCCGCGCTGCTCGCGATGCCGATCCTCCTGCTGGTGGTCAACAGCGTGACGATGGCGCTTGGAGCGATCGCGGCAGCTGTTGGCCTCCTGTTGCTGTACAAGGGGCTTGGGATCGACGAGTACGTCGAGACGCTGCCCGGCCAGATACACAACGCACTCTATTCCGGACAGGTGTCACTCGTGACGTATGTCGTCGCCGTGGGCCTCGCGTTGATCGGGTTTTTCGTCGGCGCGCTTGGCGTCTCGGCGACGGCCTCCGATAGCATCCTCATCCTGGCGATGCGGTTCGGATTCGATAGCGTCACCTGGCTGACCGCGGCTGCCCTGGCAGCGAGTACCGGCCGACTGCTCGATGAGTTGCTCCGTCGGGAAGGCGTCCGCAACGCCTACCTCAACCTGCCGTTTGGCGTGGTCGCTGTCGGCCTGGTCGTCCGTGGCGTCACCGGGTACTTCCTCGAACGGGCCGCAGTGTTCGCGGCGGTGACGGTCTCGTCGATCGATCTCGGCGTCGTCACCGTCGAAGGATTTACGCTTGCACCGGGGACCAGACTCGCAATATTCCTCATCGCGGGGATCGTCGTCAGCCTCGTCGGCGTCCGGTTTGCCGCCTACTTCAGCGAGACGAACATCGAAGAGGAACTCGTCGATGAACGGGCGACTGAATAG
- a CDS encoding DUF371 domain-containing protein: protein MDEVIHADGHENVTASHESTLELTSDDFLTPAGDCIVGIEADRVPADFDPAFVEACQDATAEITATLSTGDHEARITGRGHPELSFENDRSLVIRTSEYVDDRTVMIDADAAAADLDRELVDALAAGASVTMRLTVE, encoded by the coding sequence ATGGACGAAGTGATTCACGCCGATGGCCACGAGAACGTCACCGCCAGCCACGAGAGCACGCTCGAACTCACGAGCGACGACTTCCTTACCCCGGCCGGGGATTGCATCGTCGGGATCGAGGCCGATCGCGTTCCCGCGGATTTCGATCCGGCGTTCGTCGAGGCGTGTCAGGACGCTACCGCCGAAATCACGGCCACACTCTCGACGGGCGACCACGAGGCCCGAATCACCGGTCGAGGGCACCCGGAACTCTCCTTCGAGAACGACCGCTCGCTAGTGATCCGGACCAGCGAGTACGTCGACGACCGAACGGTCATGATCGACGCCGACGCCGCTGCGGCGGATCTGGATCGCGAACTCGTCGACGCGCTGGCCGCCGGGGCGTCGGTGACGATGCGCCTCACCGTCGAGTAA